From Lampris incognitus isolate fLamInc1 chromosome 13, fLamInc1.hap2, whole genome shotgun sequence, one genomic window encodes:
- the golga4 gene encoding golgin subfamily A member 4 isoform X2: MFKKLKQRINDEQPQPPPHRNAQSPQQAQVGAGDRRSSNTPAFHHEATPSPSDRESASKEVTRSPRGSINGDGSASPQQRDETSTSFAQKLQLKVPSMESLLRGGASRAENLFRSSSKESLVRSPSRDSLTPLGESETSATPAYDPPSDIESEAEESPGNVDSLSRELLLHRLNRVERSLANYRGKYSELVTAYRTVQRDKEKTQVILSQSQDKALRRIGELREELQMDQQAKKHLQDEFDAALEEKDQMITVLQTQVALMKKQFKKVSDTVAPPDGGVLQSEDARDSTSTPQSPSKELAAEMGATEEEGSSDPAKVMEVLQKRVKRQENLLQKCKDLLRTHKERSAQLGSENETLQEQLQERLQELERMKELHTTEKTKLITQLRDAKNLIEQLEQDKGMVIAETKRQMHETLEMKEEEIAQLRSRIQQATVQKEELQEQKEKSEKSSFEELERALGVAQRAEEARKQLQVQLEEQMKAMEKANEDERKNLQKELTRVKQEVVVIMKKSSEETLADMERCHNEALAAKEQELEARISQAVEKCKEEFLQAAKEQEQQEALALEDAELQKTALKAEAENRVKDIQLELEAARTRILELESSLEKSTQDASVPSHDYSSQLEELKAKHKEQMSALREEHREQLERHKDILAQKHTSLEELKEKHRMEMETLLKDKELQFQAHVEDMNKKTLEKLDIKQTELETLSSELSMVLKSKQLLEEKLAAAGDADNLGRQALEQRLQEEVEKHNLKILNIKQQHEQSLGGIEKTLKDELNALRIVLKEKERELGEHTVREKKLEEESTTHLQELNIKVKELEELQQSFSQAQSEKESLVESNAQLNEITKDLAQSKKDFKNLEHQLELKETDCKEKEESLQQRLLELQELEQQLQQTKRQLAEQEKSYGEELNVKKEEVGHLKKLLDDEKAAHKKTENTKKEMEGKLKALETKMGKLKRKAEEMQEKFKKKLQENEESMKKELAKKETELQQKEQQVQEKILEMAQKSSQGLSSAMSELQVNHKEELEKLHKTHKHVLEEMEHRWQERLRHQEDDLTEKNSHVLQEKSQEMEDISHQLSSSKEESERALHELKDLKEELVIRETTVQKLQAELKEAAVKLESLSQGELLLKEQMESVERNLNQALSERNSLQDQLSTSEDSRVKLKALSEKFEETEGQLKALNASKLKEGEDLQRKLEESALQLEAKETEFQKQLIVIGNQMEHYFKEVQIKLECGANELCERVECRVRELSERLLCNQKRIGHLKNVILSKADRICTLEEHLLQRQEDNKNLCSSIEQMTAQLTAHIEHTEALTNERDSLQRDTDTNSQSISEKVLRIKQLSEENKTISESLQTNMLHINDLESIINDLKTQLAGKVEEKEEAITLLNQQYKEEKQNVVAQMEKTIERLEQERKSAVEQADILRKSLSEFENKAESKFTQNQNTVISLQTRLEDMEREISEKNETLQRLTASIDNQSISKSEMDQALSEKEQKVSALTLMLESCNDRLGELQDRLALKTKECEQLTADLKQQHTIRENEKREFTEQLQQTQKQYTQNYNVVCETEEKLHSLEKENQTCKLELKSQKEEFEKMKNEILKSKEESLKATEERLSTESARKVSEFKKKAEQKLVQIKKQLMSQIEEKDQIIKDRQTSLEELKDSEESNKHHMETLEEKGRALEDAVAKLKEEQEKHLEQIQTSEKLEKEKCLDELKNMYEEKLSSLQRDIGQVSKADETLATLEEVRARLKEAEEQNENLSTEISRLKEQLLERDAQLDQQQGVSSCLEKQGQIPLELENEVNVGQSNVEKTKSTLGTEQGNHSVSQEEDGASPEFLRKKLVEVENEKQKIQKDLTRLQKDIRLLRKEHEQDLDYTRKELAEANESKLKLELEDVEMKHKSELKQLMREFNTQMALKENEIDTSVKETIAKAQSVEAELISGHREEVSQLQKVIVQKEDDLHRTVQTYEQVLQSREEEMGDRVWQVQKELEELQTRCHDNSTMSVEEVQAQLAEKTTLLSEARLKEQEFVDRIHSLEDKIRFFQKNSVVTHLGSPYKDPGYNSADALSEPTEFEYLRKVLFEYMMGRETKTMAKVITSMLKFPPDQTQKVLDKEDSKAVPWLR, translated from the exons ATGTTCAAGAAGCTGAAGCAAAGAATCAACGACGAGCAGCCGCAGCCGCCGCCGCACAGGAATGCGCAGTCCCCACAGCAGGCCCAG GTTGGCGCTGGAGACAGGCGGAGCAGCAACACCCCTGCCTTTCACCATGAGGCCACACCCTCTCCAAGTGACAGAGAG AGTGCCTCTAAAGAAGTAACAAGGTCTCCCAGGGGTAGCATCAATGGAGATGGAAGTGCTTCTCCTCAG CAGAGGGATGAGACCTCAACATCATTTGCCCAGAAATTACAATTGAAGGTTCCATCCATGGAGTCTCTGCTCCGTGGTGGTGCCAGTCGGGCAGAAAATCTGTTCCGCTCCTCTTCCAAAGAGAGCTTGGTCCGCAGTCCATCCCGTGACTCCCTTACCCCATTGGGGGAGAGTGAGACCTCTGCCACCCCTGCATATGATCCTCCTTCAGATATTGAGAGTGAGGCCGAGGAGTCTCCAGGAAATGTGGACTCCCTTTCCAGAGAGCTGCTGCTGCATCGCCTCAACAGAGTGGAGAGGAGCCTGGCAAACTACAGAGGGAAGTACTCTGAG CTGGTTACAGCGTACCGAACGGTACAACGAGATAAGGAAAAAACCCAG GTTATACTTAGTCAGAGCCAAGATAAAGCCCTTCGTAGGATAGGGGAGCTGAGGGAG GAGTTGCAAATGGACCAGCAGGCCAAGAAGCATCTACAGGACGAATTTGATGCTGCCTTGGAAGAAAAAGACCAGATGATAACTGTCCTCCAGACCCAG GTTGCTCTGATGAAGAAACAATTCAAGAAGGTATCTGATACTGTGGCGCCACCTGATGGTGGAGTGTTACAGTCTGAAGATGCAAGGGACTCCACCTCCACCCCACAGAGCCCCTCTAAGGAGCTTGCAGCAGAGATGGGAGCAACAGAGG AAGAGGGCAGTAGCGACCCAGCCAAAGTGATGGAGGTGCTGCAGAAGAGAGTGAAGAGGCAGGAAAACCTGCTGCAGAAGTGCAAAGACCTGCTGCGAACGCACAAGGAGCGGAGTGCCCAGCTGGGCAGCGAGAATGAAACCCTGCAAGAACAGCTGCAGGAGAGACTGCAGGAGCTGGAGAGGATGAAG GAATTGCACACAACAGAGAAGACAAAGCTGATCACCCAGCTGCGGGATGCTAAGAACCTGATTGAACAACTAGAGCAGGACAAG GGCATGGTGATTGCAGAAACAAAGCGTCAGATGCATGAGACTCTGGAGATGAAGGAGGAGGAGATTGCCCAGTTACGCTCCAGGATCCAGCAGGCTACTGTCCAGAAGGAAGAACTTCAAGAGCAGAAGGAAAAGTCTGAGAAATCAT CGTTTGAAGAACTAGAACGGGCTTTGGGCGTGGCCCAGAGAGCAGAGGAAGCCAGGAAGCAGCTGCAGGTTCAACTGGAGGAGCAGATGAAAGCGATGGAGAAGGCCAATGAGGATGAGAGGAAGAATTTGCAGAAGGAGCTTACACGAGTTAAACAGGAGGTTGTTGTTATAATGAAG AAATCATCTGAGGAGACATTGGCTGATATGGAAAGATGCCACAATGAAGCATTGGCTGCCAAGGAACAGGAACTAGAAGCCAGAATCAGTCAAGCCGTG GAGAAATGTAAAGAAGAGTTTCTGCAGGCGGCTAAGGAGCAAGAACAACAAGAAGCTCTGGCTCTGGAGGATGCAGAACTACAGAAGACTGCTCTGAAAGCAGAGGCTGAGAACAGGGTCAAAGACATACAGTTAGAGCTAGAAGCTGCAAGAACT AGAATACTGGAGCTTGAGAGCTCTCTGGAGAAGAGCACCCAAGATGCATCGGTTCCGTCCCATGACTACTCCAGCCAGTTGGAGGAACTGAAGGCTAAACACAAGGAGCAAATGTCGGCATTACGGGAGGAGCACCGGGAGCAGCTGGAGAGGCATAAAGACATCCTTGCCCAGAAGCACACTTCTTTAGAGGAACTCAAGGAAAAACACAGAATGGAGATGGAGACCCTCTTGAAAGATAAAGAGCTCCAGTTCCAAGCTCACGTTGAAGACATGAACAAGAAAACTTTGGAGAAATTGGATATTAAGCAGACAGAGCTCGAGACGCTTTCTTCTGAACTTTCCATGGTCTTGAAGAGTAAACAGCTTCTGGAGGAGAAGCTGGCAGCAGCTGGAGATGCTGACAATTTAGGCAGACAGGCATTGGAGCAGAGGCTACAAGAAGAGGTGGAAAAGCACAATTTGAAAATATTGAACATCAAGCAACAGCACGAACAGTCACTTGGGGGTATAGAGAAAActctgaaagatgaactgaatgcaTTGAGGATTGTTCTTAAAGAAAAGGAAAGGGAACTTGGAGAACATACCgtaagagaaaaaaaacttgaaGAGGAATCTACAACTCATCTACAGGAGCTAAATATCAAGGTTAAGGAACTGGAGGAGCTACAGCAGAGTTTTTCACAAGCCCAGTCTGAAAAGGAAAGCTTGGTGGAGTCTAATGCGCAGTTAAATGAGATAACTAAGGATCTTGCTCAGAGCAAGAAGGACTTTAAAAATTTGGAGCATCAACTGGAACTTAAAGAAACTGATTGTAAAGAGAAAGAGGAGTCACTTCAGCAAAGGTTACTTGAGCTTCAAGAACTAGAACAGCAGCTACAGCAGACCAAGAGGCAACTTGCTGAGCAAGAGAAATCATATGGGGAAGAACTAAACGTTAAGAAGGAAGAAGTAGGACACCTGAAGAAATTATTGGATGATGAAAAGGCAGCCCACAAAAAGACTGAAAACACCAAAAAGGAAATGGAAGGGAAACTGAAAGCACTGGAAACAAAGATGGGCAAGTTAAAACGGAAAGCCGAGGAAATGCAGGAGAAATTCAAGAAAAAGCTACAGGAAAATGAAGAGTCAATGAAAAAAGAACTTGCGAAGAAGGAGACAGAACTCCAGCAAAAAGAGCAACAAGTCCAAGAGAAAATTCTAGAGATGGCCCAAAAAAGTTCACAAGGTCTCAGCAGTGCAATGTCAGAATTGCAGGTCAACCACAAAGAAGAACTGGAGAAACTGCACAAGACCCATAAGCATGTTCTTGAGGAAATGGAGCATCGTTGGCAGGAGAGGTTGAGACACCAGGAAGATGATTTAACAGAGAAAAATTCACACGTACTACAAGAGAAGTCCCAAGAAATGGAGGACATTTCTCATCAGCTCAGTAGTAGCAAAGAAGAAAGTGAGCGAGCACTACATGAGCTAAAGGACTTAAAGGAGGAGCTGGTAATTCGAGAGACCACTGTACaaaagctgcaagcagagcttaaaGAAGCTGCAGTTAAGCTTGAGAGTTTGTCTCAGGGTGAATTGTTGCTCAAAGAGCAAATGGAGTCAGTTGAAAGAAACCTTAACCAGGCATTGAGTGAGAGAAATTCACTCCAAGATCAGCTGAGCACATCAGAAGACAGCAGAGTGAAGCTGAAGGCGTTGTCAGAAAAGTTTGAGGAAACCGAGGGGCAGCTTAAAGCCCTCAATGCCTCAAAATTGAAGGAAGGTGAAgatttgcagaggaagcttgagGAGAGCGCTTTACAGCTGGAAGCAAAAGAAACAGAATTTCAGAAGCAGCTAATTGTAATTGGCAACCAGATGGAGCATTACTTTAAGGAGGTTCAGATTAAGTTGGAGTGTGGCGCCAATGAACTCTGTGAAAGAGTTGAATGTAGGGTGAGAGAGCTGAGTGAAAGACTTTTGTGTAATCAGAAAAGGATAGGACATCTTAAAAATGTTATCCTTAGTAAAGCAGACAGAATTTGCACTTTAGAGGAGCATCTTTTGCAGCGGCAGGAGGACAATAAGAATCTATGCAGTTCAATAGAGCAGATGACTGCTCAGCTTACAGCTCATATAGAGCATACTGAAGCCTTAACAAATGAAAGGGACAGTCTTCAAAGAGATACTGACACTAATTCTCAATCCATCTCTGAGAAAGTCCTAAGAATCAAACAGCTTAGTGAAGAAAACAAAACTATCTCAGAAAGCCTTCAGACGAATATGTTGCATATTAATGACCTGGAAAGCATCATCAATGACTTGAAAACCCAGTTAGCAGGAAAGGTAGAGGAGAAGGAAGAAGCCATAACTTTGTTGAACCAGCAGTATAAGGAGGAGAAACAAAATGTTGTTGCTCAAATGGAGAAGACAATTGAGAGACTGGAGCAAGAGAGAAAATCTGCAGTGGAGCAGGCTGACATACTCAGGAAAAGTCTGTCTGAGTTTGAGAATAAGGCAGAGTCCAAGTTCACTCAGAACCAAAATACTGTCATCTCTCTGCAAACCAGGCTTGAAGACATGGAGCGAGAAATCTCAGAAAAGAACGAAACTTTGCAGAGGCTTACAGCCAGTATCGACAATCAGTCAATCAGCAAGTCTGAGATGGACCAGGCGCTGAGTGAGAAAGAGCAGAAAGTCAGTGCTCTTACCTTAATGCTTGAGAGCTGCAATGATCGACTTGGTGAGCTTCAGGATCGGTTGGCTTTAAAGACAAAAGAGTGTGAACAACTCACAGCTGACCTAAAACAGCAGCACACCATCAGGGAGAATGAGAAGAGAGAGTTCACTGAGCAGCTGCAGCAAACGCAGAAGCAGTACACTCAGAATTATAATGTGGTTTGCGAGACCGAGGAAAAACTACACTCCCTGGAGAAAGAAAACCAAACTTGTAAATTAGAGCTTAAAAGTCAAAAGGAGGAATTTGAAAAGATGAAAAATGAAATTCtaaagagcaaggaggagagtctgAAGGCAACAGAGGAGAGGCTGTCAACAGAAAGCGCCAGGAAAGTATCAGAATTTAAAAAGAAAGCAGAGCAGAAACTGGTTCAGATTAAAAAACAGCTTATGTCACAGATTGAGGAGAAAGATCAGATCATCAAAGATCGTCAGACTAGCTTGGAAGAACTCAAGGATAGCGAAGAATCCAATAAACATCACATGGAAACCCTCGAAGAGAAAGGACGAGCACTTGAGGATGCTGTTGCTAAACTCAAAGAGGAGCAGGAAAAACATCTCGAACAGATTCAGACCAGTGAGAAGCTTGAGAAAGAAAAGTGTTTGGATGAATTGAAAAACATGTATGAAGAAAAGCTATCTTCACTTCAGAGAGATATAGGCCAGGTGTCTAAAGCAGATGAAACTCTCGCAACATTAGAGGAAGTTAGAGCAAGGCTAAAAGAAGCAGAAGAGCAGAATGAAAACCTCTCCACCGAAATTAGTCGTTTGAAAGAACAACTACTTGAGAGGGATGCACAACTTGATCAGCAACAGGGAGTAAGTTCATGCTTGGAGAAACAGGGCCAGATTCCACTTGAACTGGAGAATGAGGTGAATGTGGGACAGAGCAATGTGGAGAAAACCAAGAGCACATTGGGAACGGAGCAGGGGAACCATTCTGTTTCTCAGGAAGAAGACGGTGCATCTCCAGAGTTCTTGAGGAAGAAATTGGTAGAGGTCGAGAATGAAAAGCAGAAAATCCAGAAAGACTTAACCCGTTTGCAGAAGGACATCAGGTTGTTGAGAAAGGAGCATGAGCAGGACCTAGACTATACAAGGAAAGAGCTGGCAGAGGCAAATGAGTCAAAGCTCAA ACTCGAGCTGGAAGATGTAGAAATGAAGCACAAGTCTGAACTGAAGCAGTTAATGAGGGAGTTCAACACACAAATGGCTTTGAAAGAAAACGAGATTGATACGTCAGTGAAAGAGACCATCG CGAAGGCCCAGAGCGTGGAAGCGGAGCTCATCAGTGGCCATCGGGAGGAAGTCAGTCAGCTGCAGAAGGTGATTGTCCAGAAAGAGGATGACTTGCATAGAACTGTCCAGACGTACGAGCAGGTTTTACAG AGCCgggaggaggagatgggggaCAGAGTGTGGCAAGTCCAGAAAGAGCTAGAGGAGCTACAAACAAGATGCCATGATAATTCTACG atgAGTGTTGAGGAAGTGCAG